A genomic window from Lotus japonicus ecotype B-129 chromosome 1, LjGifu_v1.2 includes:
- the LOC130730849 gene encoding glucosamine 6-phosphate N-acetyltransferase-like has translation MEKSEEEKFRVRKLEISDKGKGFIELLRQLSVCDSVSDKEFEDRFRELSSLGDDHVICVIEDELAGKIVATGSVFIEKKFLRNCGKVGHVEDVVVDSNVRGKQLGKKIINFLTDHARSVGCYKVILDCSLENKVFYEKCGFEQKSVQMAMYFD, from the coding sequence ATGGAAAAGAGTGAGGAAGAAAAGTTTAGAGTTAGAAAGTTAGAGATCTCTGATAAGGGAAAAGGTTTCATAGAGTTACTGCGACAGCTAAGCGTTTGTGATTCTGTATCTGATAAGGAATTCGAGGATCGGTTCCGGGAGCTCAGTTCTCTTGGAGATGATCATGTTATCTGTGTCATTGAGGATGAGCTTGCCGGGAAGATCGTTGCGACAGGGAGTGTGTTTATTGAGAAGAAGTTTTTGAGGAACTGTGGTAAAGTTGGACATGTTGAGGATGTTGTTGTGGATTCCAATGTTCGCGGGAAGCAGTTGGGGAAGAAAATTATCAACTTCCTCACGGATCATGCGCGATCGGTGGGGTGCTATAAGGTGATTCTGGATTGCAGCCTTGAGAACAAGGTGTTCTATGAGAAATGTGGCTTTGAGCAGAAGTCAGTTCAGATGGCTATGTATTTTGATTGA
- the LOC130730848 gene encoding iron-sulfur assembly protein IscA-like 2, mitochondrial produces the protein MSLIRRLAPSLAARFRQNERFLNFSSSSSSVLHHATSSSYVEPVHITENCVRRMKELEASESTTSRKMLRLSVETGGCSGFQYAFDLDDDSVNSDDRVFEKEGIKLVVDSVSYDFVKGATVDYVEELIRSAFVVTENPSAVGGCSCKSSFMVKQ, from the exons ATGTCACTGATTCGACGGTTGGCGCCGTCGTTGGCAGCGCGATTTCGACAGAACGAGAGGTTTCTgaacttttcttcttcttcttcctctgttcTTCACCACGCCACCTCTTCTTCCTACGTGGAACCCGTTCACATCACCGAAAACTGCGTTCGG AGAATGAAGGAGTTGGAAGCCAGTGAATCAACAACAAGTAGAAAAATGCTTCGTTTGAGTGTTGAAACTGGTGGTTGTTCTGGATTTCAGTATGCTTTTGATCTTGATGATGACAGTGTCAACTCAGATGACAG AGTTTTTGAGAAGGAAGGAATTAAACTGGTTGTTGATAGTGTTTCGTACGATTTTGTGAAAGGCGCgactgttgattatgttgaggAACTAATCCGTTCAGCTTTCGTG GTGACAGAAAACCCTAGTGCAGTTGGTGGTTGCAGTTGTAAAAGTTCCTTCATGGTGAAACAATAG